From Syntrophales bacterium, the proteins below share one genomic window:
- a CDS encoding tetratricopeptide repeat protein, producing MTEAINRDDAGKIAHRLTECRNVLQKGNVFSCLLKFKEVLEKISSTNMIPADEKALQKEINDFQKTLAESKQFRDIYGPVTFRDNEIAPTLELMKQLIEIKSDEMTDLLEEPKEKKESTANPAPPANDTEAQLNIIKTLIENGNPTAALELLKNKDDLAELLAEAFNTAGIEHRRAGSYDESLQEFKKALVASPRDEGIYYNMARVYIAQEEWKTAAETINEGLKINHDFAEGIKLLKYIRETGKIDS from the coding sequence ATGACAGAGGCAATAAACAGGGATGACGCCGGCAAGATAGCCCACAGGCTGACCGAATGCCGAAACGTTCTGCAAAAGGGGAATGTTTTTTCCTGCCTCTTGAAATTCAAAGAGGTTCTGGAGAAAATTAGCTCCACCAACATGATCCCCGCCGACGAAAAGGCGCTGCAAAAGGAGATCAACGATTTCCAGAAGACCCTCGCGGAGAGCAAACAATTCCGCGATATCTATGGGCCTGTCACGTTTCGAGACAACGAAATCGCCCCCACTCTCGAATTGATGAAGCAACTCATTGAAATAAAAAGCGATGAAATGACGGACCTATTGGAGGAACCGAAAGAAAAGAAGGAAAGCACTGCGAATCCCGCTCCCCCGGCTAACGACACAGAAGCTCAATTAAACATAATTAAAACACTCATTGAAAACGGAAATCCGACGGCAGCGCTGGAGTTGCTGAAAAACAAGGATGATCTTGCAGAACTCCTTGCCGAAGCTTTCAACACGGCCGGCATAGAACACCGCCGGGCGGGCAGTTATGATGAATCTCTGCAGGAGTTCAAAAAGGCCCTCGTCGCCTCGCCTCGGGATGAGGGAATTTATTACAACATGGCCCGGGTTTACATTGCCCAGGAAGAATGGAAAACGGCGGCCGAAACAATCAACGAAGGCCTCAAGATCAATCATGATTTTGCTGAAGGGATCAAACTGCTGAAATATATTCGCGAAACGGGGAAGATAGATTCCTGA
- a CDS encoding response regulator produces the protein MLDAAKMEKVNSKVVLVVDDYAPTRILILEALEQQGEYEGLEAANGVEAIALLEKNPCDMVITDVMMPGMGGMELLQSLRERNFDIPVIMMTSRPAVDLTVSAMKSGVVDFLQKPFDIDKMIFKVDLYLREGSGPTPVSRQDSLAMKEEREQLSLKSYVYEAVERAAGDNDEIFQTIVELAMRIVDGESCALFLYDKEYRKFYPKAQKGEDYGFYGANTISTITDIYQEAVDKKDALMVHSDSDPFISPSIICAPLLIHGSVLGVLSIRKKSLGGVFTKNDLQQILGLAKRASLNLENKILYESMFDNLTSTFMALVAAIQARDHYTEEHSRRVTETAVNIAQQMGLSPTEVERLRVASLLHDLGKISIPDNVLLKPGGLTDKEFEIIKQHPVNGDAILSHIALLDDERLIVRHHHERWDGRGYPDGLAGNDIPLLARIMAVADSFDAMTSDRPYRKGMNIKAAVGELIANKNKQFDEKIVDVFLEILADDNSFS, from the coding sequence TTGCTTGATGCCGCAAAAATGGAAAAGGTAAATAGTAAAGTTGTCCTGGTTGTGGACGATTACGCGCCCACCCGGATTCTAATTTTGGAGGCGCTTGAGCAGCAGGGTGAGTACGAGGGCCTGGAAGCCGCAAACGGGGTTGAGGCGATTGCGCTTTTAGAAAAGAATCCCTGTGATATGGTGATTACCGACGTCATGATGCCCGGTATGGGCGGCATGGAGTTGCTGCAGTCTCTGCGGGAGAGGAATTTTGATATTCCGGTAATCATGATGACCTCCCGCCCCGCTGTTGATCTTACCGTTTCCGCGATGAAAAGCGGCGTCGTTGATTTTCTGCAGAAACCCTTTGATATCGATAAAATGATCTTCAAGGTTGACCTGTATCTCCGGGAGGGCTCTGGTCCCACACCTGTTTCCCGGCAGGATTCCCTGGCCATGAAAGAGGAGCGGGAGCAACTCTCCCTGAAAAGCTATGTCTATGAGGCGGTTGAACGAGCCGCTGGCGACAATGATGAGATTTTTCAGACCATTGTCGAATTGGCGATGCGGATTGTAGATGGTGAGAGCTGCGCGCTTTTCCTCTACGATAAAGAATATCGTAAATTTTATCCGAAGGCGCAGAAGGGAGAGGATTACGGTTTTTATGGGGCCAACACCATCTCAACCATAACCGATATCTATCAGGAGGCGGTCGATAAAAAAGACGCGCTGATGGTGCATTCCGACAGCGACCCTTTTATTTCCCCGTCCATTATTTGCGCGCCCTTGCTGATCCACGGAAGCGTTCTCGGGGTGCTGAGCATCCGGAAAAAGAGCCTTGGCGGGGTTTTTACGAAGAACGACCTCCAGCAGATTTTGGGCCTGGCGAAAAGGGCCTCCCTGAACCTCGAAAACAAAATCCTCTATGAAAGCATGTTTGATAATTTGACGAGCACCTTTATGGCGCTTGTGGCGGCGATTCAGGCGCGGGATCACTACACGGAGGAACATTCCCGCCGCGTTACCGAGACCGCCGTCAACATAGCTCAACAAATGGGGTTATCTCCGACCGAGGTGGAGCGGCTGCGGGTTGCCTCGCTGCTTCATGATCTCGGGAAAATATCCATTCCCGACAACGTGCTGCTCAAACCGGGCGGACTTACTGATAAAGAATTTGAAATTATCAAACAGCATCCCGTTAACGGCGATGCGATATTGAGTCATATTGCCCTGCTTGACGATGAGCGCTTGATAGTTCGACACCACCATGAAAGGTGGGATGGCCGGGGCTATCCCGACGGCCTTGCCGGGAATGATATCCCGCTTTTGGCGCGGATCATGGCGGTGGCCGATTCCTTTGACGCGATGACAAGCGATCGTCCGTATCGAAAAGGTATGAATATTAAAGCGGCGGTAGGCGAGCTGATAGCAAATAAAAACAAGCAGTTTGACGAGAAAATCGTGGATGTTTTTCTGGAAATTTTGGCGGACGATAATAGCTTTTCCTGA
- a CDS encoding HD-GYP domain-containing protein, producing MRSLVRLKAGELKVGMYVVMPASWDEHPFLKNEFILDSAKQIDKIIKYGMEFVLVDAGKSLIPVSPSAGERPTAAEMPEAPSADNSPVVPDELYEAIHNASVLPVEKARLVRKNSLLMMEGLLQQPTADNIRESKKAITEIVQLILKDDDAASALIKITDHDYYTYTHSVNVGFWAVSLAKVLFRDSFLHDLHELGCGFFLHDIGKVRIKQSIITKPGRLSEEEMNEMRRHPVFGFRILDEAHQLTEESKIIVLQHHERYGGNGYPKGLRGDQIHIYAKICSLADVYDALTSDRPYRKGSKPFEALRIMKDEMIGHFQQDLFEKFVRLLL from the coding sequence ATGCGGTCCTTAGTCAGGCTTAAAGCCGGCGAGCTTAAGGTCGGCATGTATGTAGTAATGCCCGCCTCCTGGGATGAGCACCCCTTCCTGAAGAATGAGTTTATTCTCGATTCGGCAAAACAGATCGATAAGATAATAAAGTACGGCATGGAATTTGTCCTGGTTGACGCCGGCAAGAGCTTGATCCCGGTTTCGCCATCCGCCGGCGAACGGCCCACTGCTGCTGAAATGCCGGAGGCGCCATCCGCCGATAATTCGCCTGTTGTTCCAGACGAGCTTTACGAGGCGATTCATAACGCCTCGGTGCTCCCCGTCGAGAAAGCCCGCTTGGTGAGGAAAAACAGTCTGCTGATGATGGAGGGTCTCCTGCAGCAGCCGACGGCGGATAATATCCGGGAAAGCAAAAAGGCAATAACCGAAATTGTGCAGCTTATACTGAAGGACGACGATGCCGCGAGCGCCCTTATCAAGATAACAGATCATGATTATTACACATATACCCACTCGGTCAATGTAGGATTTTGGGCGGTGTCGCTGGCGAAGGTGTTGTTCCGGGATTCATTTCTGCATGATCTTCATGAATTGGGGTGCGGGTTTTTCCTGCACGATATCGGCAAGGTCCGGATCAAGCAGAGCATTATAACGAAGCCGGGGCGTTTGTCGGAGGAGGAGATGAACGAAATGCGCAGGCATCCGGTGTTTGGCTTCCGGATTCTCGACGAGGCCCACCAGCTTACCGAAGAGTCCAAGATAATTGTTCTTCAGCATCACGAACGGTATGGCGGCAATGGCTATCCCAAGGGGCTGCGGGGTGATCAGATACACATCTATGCGAAAATATGCTCGCTTGCCGATGTTTACGACGCTCTGACGTCAGACCGTCCCTACCGGAAGGGGAGTAAGCCTTTTGAGGCACTGAGGATTATGAAAGATGAAATGATCGGTCATTTTCAGCAGGATCTTTTTGAAAAATTTGTGCGACTGCTGCTGTAA
- a CDS encoding flagellar brake protein — translation MSENIKEKIIDLPGISFGMIIQIQAEGLGMSHSRLIGVDSGAFLIVKTPPIIDIATKLYDKNKIVIRYFSAGWVYAFRCTLLSLIKEPSRLSILSYPENIEKINIRKHDRVDCNIPVEMIIEKKTYNGIVTNISAGGLSLEIAKTGDEEAPQLNIQDVISLTVQREAEQATSLKTIVRNIKIERTVMKIGMEFYAQGASQGEGQGEKKWLEDLVSENL, via the coding sequence ATGTCGGAAAATATTAAAGAAAAAATTATCGATCTTCCCGGGATTTCGTTTGGAATGATTATTCAGATTCAGGCAGAAGGGTTGGGAATGTCCCACAGCCGCCTGATCGGCGTAGATTCCGGGGCGTTTCTTATAGTAAAAACTCCTCCCATAATCGATATAGCCACTAAACTATATGATAAGAATAAGATAGTTATCCGCTATTTTTCCGCTGGATGGGTTTATGCGTTTCGCTGCACTCTGCTTTCTCTGATCAAAGAACCATCGCGTTTGTCCATTCTTTCTTATCCTGAGAACATTGAAAAAATCAATATCAGGAAACATGACCGGGTTGACTGCAATATCCCGGTTGAGATGATAATAGAAAAGAAAACATATAATGGCATTGTGACGAACATAAGCGCCGGCGGCCTATCTTTGGAGATTGCCAAAACAGGGGATGAGGAGGCGCCGCAATTGAATATCCAGGATGTTATTTCCCTGACGGTGCAGCGCGAGGCGGAGCAGGCTACATCTTTAAAAACGATAGTCCGCAATATTAAAATAGAGCGGACCGTGATGAAAATTGGCATGGAGTTCTACGCTCAGGGTGCTTCACAGGGTGAAGGGCAGGGCGAAAAAAAGTGGCTGGAGGATTTAGTTTCTGAAAATCTGTGA
- a CDS encoding glucose 1-dehydrogenase, with translation MRLNELFSLRGKTALVTGGGRGIGKFIATGFAEAGADLLLVSRKMKNLEATASALAAEFGVRAIPLACDVSSPENIEAMLQKAREYFPRIDILVNNAGASWGAPTLEFPLAQWDRLFDVNVRGVWMITQKVAQLMKEQGGGNIINISSVMGFRGSEELVHPAVPYNSTKAAINLLTMNLAVKLAPYHIRVNAIAPGFFRTDMMAYIEKPEFKAAHDLTLSAIPLGRIGDIDDMKGLAVFLASNASAYMTGQILINDGGMLAK, from the coding sequence ATGCGACTTAACGAATTATTCAGTTTGCGCGGCAAGACTGCGCTGGTTACAGGCGGAGGCCGGGGAATAGGGAAATTCATCGCCACAGGTTTTGCCGAAGCCGGCGCTGATCTGCTGCTCGTCTCTCGGAAGATGAAAAATCTGGAGGCGACGGCCTCGGCTTTGGCTGCTGAATTTGGAGTCAGGGCAATTCCCCTTGCCTGCGATGTTTCAAGTCCCGAAAATATTGAGGCGATGCTGCAAAAGGCGCGGGAGTATTTCCCGCGGATCGATATTCTTGTTAATAACGCGGGCGCTTCCTGGGGGGCGCCGACGCTGGAATTCCCCCTTGCTCAATGGGATCGCCTGTTCGATGTGAACGTGCGCGGGGTCTGGATGATAACCCAGAAGGTGGCGCAGCTTATGAAAGAGCAAGGCGGCGGCAATATCATCAACATCTCGTCTGTGATGGGTTTCCGGGGATCTGAAGAGCTGGTGCATCCGGCGGTTCCCTACAACTCCACCAAGGCGGCGATCAACCTGCTGACGATGAACCTTGCCGTCAAGCTTGCGCCTTATCACATCCGCGTCAACGCGATTGCCCCCGGTTTTTTCCGGACCGACATGATGGCCTATATTGAAAAGCCGGAATTCAAGGCCGCCCATGACCTGACGCTGTCCGCCATTCCGCTCGGCCGCATCGGCGATATTGACGACATGAAGGGGCTCGCCGTTTTTCTTGCCTCCAACGCCTCCGCCTACATGACCGGGCAGATACTGATCAACGACGGCGGCATGCTTGCGAAATAG
- a CDS encoding PAS domain S-box protein, with protein MRSRFTIRKALTLNFILVAILPLALVGAIALQIFSRTMEQDISNRNIQIALALSGEIDRFIAEPLRVLALVNDRTGYTRQGVNPDDFLRLLQGRFDVFERIELVDRQGRIGYTGPLQKERINTDISGQPFFREALATGQVVFSDTFPSLFTGLPTIAVALPGKETVAIGYINLAALKGIINKVSIGKKGYAVVFDRLGNIIAHPEQRLVDERVNIKQVEPVRRALNGETGTFPYSFQNQQKIGSTAIAYATGWGVLIAQSEEDAFGKIAEIRTIYLTSMAVTIILALLLAALVLKKPLRSVSGLVAAAGKIAEGDYRLEDVPPSYPEIDLLVDGFKGMVEEIANRENALLKTEERYRNLVEGSFDGIFVQKGLKIIFVNHRFCEMLGYEENELLGEEHWRIYAPEYREITKERAIARLKGEVVTPRYEVKLLRKDGSSFAGEISARVIKIENKPGIQVWVRDLSEQKRVEAQQALSEQRFGDLYNAVSDFVMTQDLQGRFLSVNRAMCDALGFSRQEFINSQVSDFMKPEMVPLFEAEYLCNLKEHGHYEGTAAYFTKDKRKIYLEYKSDLIRPPQGKPFISGIARDVTERILAGRAIRKSEENMRAVLDASPNPIVAYDPVGRVRFINRAFTNIFGWTLDDLQGKPIPFVPDDQRDKTEGPIRELFSRKEPAPITMETTRLTKDGTILDIYVSAALILDSKGEPAGMVVSLSDITQKKKMEANLQQAQKMEAIGLLAGGIAHDFNNMLMGIQGNVSLALLNVGLDDRLRRNIENIEALVGRGASLTRQLLGFARGGKYEVKQHDFSEILKEEGELFGDTRKDIVIEIKSAPDLWKVEADRSQMEQVLMNLFVNAGQAMPTGGHLYLNAGNVIIDDNFVRPFDIRTGRYVMFSVMDTGQGMDEATKKRIFEPFFTTRERGEGTGLGLASVYGIIKNHGGFINVYSETGKGTSFNIYLPASNSGTAKIEPASGREAGLIRGEGTILLVDDEQMILDVGKVMLEAMGYKVFTAAGGSEAIAKFTAVKNGVGEVEKIDLVIQDMIMPEMGGGAVFDRLKEIEPNVQVLLSSGYSINGQAKEILARGCRGFLQKPFSMEALSRKVSEVMKAP; from the coding sequence ATGCGCAGCCGTTTTACAATCAGAAAAGCCTTGACGTTAAACTTCATCCTTGTGGCCATTCTGCCCCTGGCGCTGGTCGGCGCCATCGCTCTCCAGATATTTTCCAGAACCATGGAACAGGATATATCCAATAGAAACATACAGATTGCCCTTGCACTGTCGGGAGAAATAGACAGATTCATCGCCGAACCGCTCCGGGTTCTGGCGCTTGTCAACGACCGCACCGGATACACGCGGCAGGGCGTCAATCCTGATGATTTTCTGCGCCTGCTGCAGGGTCGGTTCGATGTTTTTGAACGGATTGAATTAGTCGATCGGCAGGGTAGAATAGGATATACGGGGCCTTTGCAAAAGGAGCGGATAAACACGGATATATCCGGACAGCCCTTTTTCAGGGAAGCGCTGGCAACGGGGCAGGTCGTCTTTTCGGATACCTTCCCCTCTTTGTTTACCGGTTTGCCGACAATCGCCGTGGCCCTGCCCGGGAAAGAGACGGTTGCCATCGGCTATATCAACCTTGCCGCACTTAAAGGCATTATCAATAAGGTCAGCATAGGAAAGAAAGGTTATGCCGTCGTATTCGACCGGCTCGGCAACATCATCGCCCATCCCGAACAGCGGCTTGTTGACGAGCGGGTAAACATTAAGCAGGTCGAACCGGTCAGGCGGGCCTTAAACGGTGAAACCGGAACCTTTCCCTACAGTTTCCAAAATCAGCAAAAAATTGGCAGCACGGCGATCGCCTACGCCACCGGTTGGGGGGTGTTGATAGCCCAGTCTGAGGAAGATGCTTTTGGCAAGATTGCGGAAATAAGAACTATTTACCTGACGAGTATGGCCGTTACTATCATTCTGGCATTGCTTTTAGCCGCTCTGGTTTTGAAAAAGCCCCTGCGTTCCGTGTCCGGTCTGGTTGCTGCCGCGGGAAAGATTGCCGAAGGAGACTACCGACTCGAAGATGTGCCGCCCAGTTATCCGGAAATAGATTTGCTGGTGGACGGATTCAAAGGGATGGTCGAGGAAATTGCCAATCGTGAGAATGCCTTATTGAAAACAGAAGAAAGATACCGGAATCTTGTCGAGGGGAGCTTTGACGGGATATTCGTCCAGAAGGGCCTGAAGATAATCTTCGTCAATCATCGCTTTTGCGAGATGCTGGGCTACGAAGAAAATGAGCTGCTCGGGGAGGAGCATTGGCGCATCTATGCTCCCGAATATCGCGAAATTACAAAGGAGAGAGCCATAGCGCGCCTGAAAGGCGAGGTTGTGACGCCGCGCTATGAGGTAAAACTGCTGCGTAAAGACGGATCTTCGTTTGCGGGGGAGATCTCGGCCCGGGTTATAAAGATCGAAAATAAGCCGGGCATTCAGGTCTGGGTAAGGGACCTCTCGGAGCAGAAGCGCGTGGAGGCTCAGCAAGCGCTTTCCGAACAGCGTTTTGGCGATCTATACAATGCCGTCTCCGATTTTGTCATGACGCAGGACCTCCAGGGTCGTTTTCTTTCCGTGAACAGGGCTATGTGTGATGCTCTCGGTTTTTCCCGCCAGGAATTCATCAATTCGCAGGTTTCCGATTTCATGAAACCGGAAATGGTTCCGCTTTTTGAAGCCGAATACCTGTGCAACCTCAAGGAACATGGCCATTATGAGGGGACAGCCGCCTATTTTACCAAAGATAAGCGCAAGATATACCTCGAGTACAAAAGCGATCTTATCCGTCCCCCGCAGGGTAAGCCTTTTATCAGTGGCATCGCCCGGGATGTCACCGAACGTATTCTTGCCGGCAGGGCGATCCGGAAAAGCGAGGAAAATATGCGGGCGGTGCTGGATGCCTCCCCCAATCCGATCGTGGCTTACGATCCGGTCGGTCGTGTTCGTTTTATCAACAGGGCTTTTACCAACATTTTCGGTTGGACGCTGGACGATTTGCAGGGAAAACCGATTCCTTTTGTACCGGATGATCAGAGGGACAAAACAGAGGGGCCCATCAGGGAACTGTTCAGCAGGAAAGAGCCGGCGCCTATAACGATGGAGACAACGCGTCTGACCAAGGATGGAACAATTCTGGATATTTATGTAAGCGCCGCGTTGATCCTCGACTCGAAGGGAGAGCCGGCGGGGATGGTTGTTTCGCTTTCGGATATAACGCAGAAGAAGAAGATGGAGGCGAATCTTCAGCAGGCGCAGAAGATGGAGGCCATAGGTCTCCTTGCCGGCGGCATTGCCCATGATTTCAACAACATGCTGATGGGAATCCAGGGGAATGTTTCGCTTGCCCTCCTCAATGTGGGCTTGGATGACAGGCTGCGCCGGAACATCGAAAACATCGAAGCGCTGGTGGGCAGGGGGGCAAGCCTGACGCGACAGCTTCTCGGGTTTGCCCGGGGCGGGAAGTACGAGGTCAAGCAACATGATTTCAGTGAGATACTGAAGGAAGAGGGGGAGCTTTTTGGCGACACCAGAAAAGACATAGTGATAGAGATAAAGTCTGCGCCGGATCTATGGAAGGTAGAGGCTGATCGCTCCCAGATGGAGCAGGTGTTGATGAATCTCTTCGTCAATGCCGGTCAGGCGATGCCGACCGGGGGCCATCTTTATCTGAATGCCGGAAATGTCATTATTGATGATAATTTTGTAAGGCCCTTCGATATCAGAACCGGCAGGTATGTTATGTTTTCAGTGATGGACACGGGTCAGGGAATGGACGAAGCCACGAAAAAAAGGATATTTGAGCCGTTTTTTACAACCCGGGAAAGGGGAGAAGGCACCGGGCTTGGCCTTGCCTCCGTTTACGGGATAATTAAAAATCATGGCGGCTTTATTAACGTTTACAGTGAAACAGGCAAGGGCACGTCCTTTAATATTTACCTGCCGGCAAGCAATTCCGGGACGGCAAAAATTGAACCGGCGTCCGGAAGAGAAGCGGGACTTATCAGAGGAGAGGGAACTATCCTCTTGGTCGATGACGAGCAGATGATTCTGGATGTAGGAAAAGTGATGCTGGAAGCCATGGGGTATAAGGTTTTCACCGCCGCCGGCGGCAGTGAAGCTATCGCAAAATTCACCGCCGTCAAAAACGGGGTCGGGGAGGTGGAAAAGATCGATCTGGTCATTCAGGATATGATTATGCCGGAAATGGGGGGTGGCGCTGTTTTTGACCGCTTGAAGGAGATCGAGCCGAATGTACAGGTACTCCTTTCCAGCGGCTACAGCATCAACGGCCAGGCCAAGGAGATACTCGCCCGCGGCTGTCGGGGTTTCCTGCAGAAGCCGTTTTCGATGGAGGCGCTGAGCCGCAAGGTGTCTGAGGTTATGAAGGCTCCGTGA
- the ppdK gene encoding pyruvate, phosphate dikinase, which translates to MTKYVFTFGGGGAEGKASDKNLLGGKGANLAEMCALGISVPAGFTISTECCTAYYENDCKLPGELNEQVPAALRQTEAIMAMKYGDPVNPLLVSCRSGARSSMPGMMDTVLNVGLCTATIPGMIAKTGNPRFVWDSYRRLIMMYADVVMEKAEGLEPAAGKGIRKLLDEKLDEAKHRRGYLSDTELTAEELQKLAEDFKKLIEKHLGKPFPDDPLEQLWGAIAAVFKSWNGKKAISYRRIEGIPDDWGTAVNVQAMVFGNMGDSSATGVAFTRDPATGDNKFYGEWLVNAQGEDVVAGIRTPSPINDDTKNEQNKHLVSLQHAMPETYGELDDIRNKLENNYRDMLDIEFTIQEGKLWMLQCRVGKRTGVAALNMALDMLEAGLIDEKTAVTRVAPVQLVELLYPIIDTSTEAGHAAIAKGLPAGPGAASGALVFTAEDAVTSARAGRKCILIREETNPEDVEGMRAAVGILTARGGMTSHAALVARGWGKCCIVGAGSLQVDAKTKTAKISGSSIVLKEGDIVTLNGTRGHVYIGALPMMDATENPRFQQFMTLADKFRTMGVRTNADTPRDATVARAFGAEGIGLLRTEHMFYGEGSAEPLFFLRKMILSNTKEERKAALNELYPFVKASIKGTLTAMEGLPVTIRLLDPPLHEFVPQGAEKQAELARSLSITPEEVKKRGEELHESNPMMGHRGVRLGITYPEVTEMQVRAIFESAAELIAEGRKCLPEIMVPVTCDVSETEETKKVTDRIYKEVIEKFGMKELEYKYGTMIEIPRAALLSDRMAKNCEFFSFGTNDLTQMTFGFSRDDIGGFMHDYLDKKLLPADPFQTIDRDGVGQLIKISVERGRATRPNLKIGICGEHGGDPASVEFCYELGLTYVSCSPFRVPIARLAAAQAAIKAGKAAT; encoded by the coding sequence ATGACGAAGTACGTATTCACGTTCGGCGGCGGCGGCGCCGAGGGCAAGGCAAGCGACAAGAACCTTTTGGGCGGCAAGGGCGCCAATCTCGCTGAGATGTGCGCGCTGGGGATTTCCGTGCCGGCGGGCTTCACAATCAGCACAGAGTGCTGCACCGCCTATTACGAAAATGACTGCAAACTTCCCGGAGAGCTGAACGAACAGGTTCCCGCCGCCCTCAGGCAAACAGAGGCGATCATGGCGATGAAATACGGAGACCCGGTCAATCCGCTGCTCGTCTCCTGCCGCTCCGGGGCGCGCTCCTCAATGCCCGGCATGATGGACACCGTTTTGAATGTGGGACTCTGCACCGCGACCATCCCCGGGATGATTGCCAAGACCGGAAACCCTCGATTCGTCTGGGATTCTTACCGCAGGCTCATCATGATGTACGCCGACGTCGTCATGGAAAAGGCGGAAGGGCTGGAACCGGCAGCGGGAAAGGGCATCCGCAAGCTGCTCGATGAAAAACTCGACGAGGCAAAACACCGCCGAGGCTACTTGTCCGATACGGAGCTTACTGCCGAGGAACTTCAGAAACTCGCGGAAGACTTCAAGAAACTGATCGAAAAACACCTTGGCAAACCCTTTCCCGATGACCCGCTGGAGCAGTTGTGGGGGGCAATCGCGGCGGTCTTCAAGAGCTGGAATGGGAAAAAGGCCATTTCTTACAGGCGGATAGAGGGCATCCCGGACGACTGGGGAACCGCCGTCAACGTCCAGGCAATGGTCTTCGGCAACATGGGTGACTCTTCCGCAACGGGGGTGGCCTTCACCCGCGACCCCGCCACCGGGGACAACAAGTTCTACGGCGAGTGGCTCGTCAACGCCCAGGGCGAAGACGTCGTCGCCGGGATCCGCACCCCGAGTCCGATCAACGACGACACCAAAAACGAACAGAACAAGCACCTTGTCAGCCTCCAGCACGCCATGCCGGAAACCTACGGGGAGCTCGACGACATCCGCAATAAGCTGGAAAATAATTACAGAGATATGCTCGATATCGAATTCACCATCCAGGAGGGAAAACTCTGGATGCTCCAGTGCCGCGTCGGCAAACGCACCGGCGTTGCCGCCCTGAACATGGCCCTCGATATGCTTGAGGCGGGACTCATTGACGAAAAAACAGCCGTTACGCGCGTTGCCCCGGTGCAGTTGGTTGAGCTGCTCTATCCGATAATCGACACTAGTACCGAAGCGGGACACGCAGCTATTGCCAAGGGGCTTCCGGCCGGGCCGGGAGCGGCATCCGGGGCTCTTGTCTTCACCGCCGAAGACGCAGTTACCTCCGCCCGGGCCGGCAGGAAGTGCATCCTTATCCGCGAAGAGACAAACCCGGAGGACGTCGAAGGAATGCGCGCGGCAGTCGGCATCCTCACCGCCCGGGGCGGCATGACCTCGCACGCGGCCCTCGTTGCCCGCGGCTGGGGAAAATGCTGCATCGTCGGCGCCGGCAGCCTGCAGGTGGATGCCAAAACCAAGACCGCAAAAATCAGCGGTTCCTCTATCGTCTTGAAAGAAGGCGACATCGTCACGCTGAACGGCACGCGGGGCCATGTTTACATAGGCGCTCTCCCAATGATGGATGCGACCGAAAACCCGCGTTTCCAGCAGTTCATGACCCTCGCGGACAAGTTTCGCACAATGGGCGTCCGCACCAACGCCGACACCCCGCGGGACGCCACGGTCGCCCGCGCCTTCGGCGCCGAGGGGATCGGGCTTTTGCGCACCGAGCACATGTTCTATGGCGAAGGCTCCGCTGAGCCCCTCTTCTTCCTGCGCAAGATGATTTTGAGCAATACTAAGGAAGAAAGAAAAGCCGCCCTGAACGAGCTTTATCCATTCGTCAAGGCCTCCATAAAAGGGACGCTTACGGCTATGGAGGGGCTCCCGGTAACAATCAGGCTCCTCGACCCGCCGCTGCACGAATTCGTGCCGCAGGGCGCCGAAAAGCAGGCAGAGCTTGCCCGCTCGCTTTCGATAACCCCGGAGGAGGTAAAAAAACGGGGCGAGGAACTCCACGAATCAAACCCGATGATGGGGCACCGCGGGGTTCGCCTCGGCATCACCTATCCGGAAGTCACCGAGATGCAGGTGCGCGCGATCTTCGAGTCGGCGGCCGAACTTATCGCGGAAGGCAGAAAATGCCTGCCGGAGATCATGGTGCCTGTCACCTGCGACGTCTCCGAGACCGAAGAGACCAAGAAGGTAACCGACCGCATCTACAAGGAGGTCATAGAAAAATTCGGGATGAAGGAACTGGAGTACAAATACGGCACGATGATCGAGATCCCTCGCGCCGCGCTGCTTTCCGACCGGATGGCGAAGAACTGCGAATTCTTCTCGTTCGGCACCAACGACCTGACCCAGATGACCTTCGGCTTCAGCCGCGATGACATCGGTGGCTTCATGCATGATTACCTTGACAAAAAACTCCTCCCCGCCGATCCGTTCCAGACGATCGACCGCGACGGCGTCGGCCAGTTGATCAAGATATCCGTCGAAAGAGGACGTGCGACTCGCCCGAATCTCAAGATAGGCATCTGCGGCGAGCACGGAGGAGACCCGGCATCCGTCGAGTTCTGTTACGAACTGGGCCTCACCTATGTGAGCTGCTCCCCGTTCCGGGTGCCGATCGCCCGCCTCGCCGCCGCCCAGGCGGCGATAAAGGCCGGGAAAGCGGCAACATAA